In a genomic window of Bradyrhizobium ontarionense:
- a CDS encoding LysR family transcriptional regulator: MSQFDHLDLDGHLLQLLLAVMEEGSITRAALRLGVTQSAVSHLLDKLRAITGDPLFVKSGRGIVPTAHAQLLALRARALLDDLRSFSYAAAFEPAKISAQVTIAANDLQRDLLLPSLLRYARAQAPGLSLRVIPSGAPTPELLREEHCQLIITPRPPEGSDILQKRLFEDSYRVFYDASQREPPQSLEDYLASDHVTVLYEPRRRLDIDEVLAERGLVRRFAAQVPGFGGIGPFLRGSRMIATLPSLLRAYMLRGLAVAPVPVPCPAMPMYMVWHLRHHDDPMHRWLRQQLEIVVAPSLAAAAEHMPVPA; the protein is encoded by the coding sequence ATGAGCCAATTCGATCATTTGGACCTCGACGGCCACCTGCTGCAGCTGCTGCTCGCCGTGATGGAGGAAGGCTCCATCACGCGCGCCGCGCTCAGGCTCGGCGTCACGCAATCGGCCGTCAGCCATCTGCTCGACAAGCTGCGCGCGATCACCGGCGATCCGCTATTCGTCAAATCCGGCCGCGGCATCGTACCGACCGCGCATGCGCAGCTGCTCGCACTGCGCGCCCGCGCGCTGCTCGACGATCTCAGGAGCTTTTCGTACGCCGCCGCGTTCGAGCCCGCGAAGATCTCCGCGCAGGTGACGATCGCCGCCAATGATCTGCAGCGCGACCTGCTGCTGCCGTCCCTGCTCCGCTACGCCCGCGCACAGGCCCCCGGCCTGAGCCTGCGCGTGATCCCCTCGGGCGCGCCGACACCGGAGCTGCTGCGCGAGGAGCACTGCCAGCTGATCATCACGCCGCGCCCGCCCGAAGGCAGCGACATCCTGCAGAAGCGGCTGTTCGAGGACAGCTACCGCGTATTCTACGATGCGAGCCAGCGCGAGCCGCCGCAGAGTCTGGAGGACTATCTCGCCAGCGACCACGTCACTGTGCTGTACGAGCCGCGCCGCCGGCTCGACATCGACGAGGTGCTCGCCGAGCGCGGCCTCGTCAGGCGCTTCGCCGCGCAAGTCCCGGGCTTCGGCGGCATCGGCCCGTTCCTGCGTGGCAGCCGCATGATCGCGACCTTGCCGAGCCTGCTACGTGCCTACATGCTGCGCGGCCTGGCGGTCGCACCGGTGCCGGTCCCCTGCCCGGCGATGCCGATGTACATGGTCTGGCACCTGCGCCATCACGACGACCCGATGCACCGCTGGCTGCGTCAGCAGCTCGAGATCGTGGTCGCGCCGAGCCTCGCGGCCGCGGCTGAGCACATGCCAGTGCCGGCGTAG
- a CDS encoding VOC family protein has product MLDHVGFPVSDFTRAKSFYAAALAPLGYVLMMEITNEQTGGHGDHAGFGDGRPDFWIGTGKTAASSTHVAFHAKDRATVDAFYQAAIAAGGRDNGAPGLRPHYHAHYYGAFVLDADGNNVEAVCHTPE; this is encoded by the coding sequence ATGCTCGACCACGTCGGCTTTCCCGTCTCCGACTTCACCCGCGCCAAGTCTTTCTATGCTGCGGCTCTCGCGCCGTTGGGCTATGTCCTGATGATGGAGATCACCAACGAGCAGACCGGCGGACATGGTGATCACGCCGGCTTCGGCGACGGCCGTCCGGATTTCTGGATCGGCACCGGCAAGACGGCCGCGAGCTCGACGCATGTCGCATTCCACGCCAAGGATCGCGCCACGGTCGATGCCTTCTACCAGGCGGCGATTGCGGCCGGCGGGCGCGACAACGGCGCGCCCGGCCTGCGGCCGCACTACCATGCGCACTATTACGGCGCGTTCGTTCTGGACGCCGACGGCAACAACGTCGAGGCGGTCTGCCATACACCGGAGTGA